TACACAAAACCGAAAAACGATAATTGGATATGGGTCGGTAAATACAGACTCTTGTATTGTCTGTGACAGCCTGAACCCACGACCAGTGGCCATGACCCCGGGTAAGGTTTACTATAAATTACACAGaatttgtaatgtgatatatgtaAAGTTTGCGCTCTGGCTAATACACTTTTACTTTCGAAGATTTGTATTTAAATGACATACactaatgtgtgtgtgtgtgtgtgtgtgtgtgtgtgtgtgtgtgtgtgtgtgtgtgtgtgtgtatgtgtgtatgtatgtatgtatgtatgtatgtaagtatgtgtgtgtatgtatgtgtatatgtatgtatgtatgtatgtatgtatgtatgtgtgcgtgtgaaGGAGTACattatgttattttgtatttttgcatcAAATGTTCATCAGgattatttttagcacaattgaactgataatgttcagtagtgcttataggcatggtgcggtgtctgtcagtctgtgtatgtgtgtgtgtgtgtgtgtgtttgtgtttgttgtttgttgtgtgtgtgtgtgtgtgtgtgtgtgtgtgtgtgtgtgtgtgtgtgtgtgtgtgtgtgtacgactTAAACTCAGGTATTTTATTTGGGtcaaaaagtgtcatttttggtgaaaaaactgggcagattggtgtaAACTTTGGTGGGAgcgttcttaggggtgtgtaaattaagatatgttcatgacatgatgattccatcagtaatatgcaaattagggctaaaaatgtgtctttttggtaaacaGTCTTTAATTTCCAAACTACTGAGCAGGCTTTGCTGAggtttaatggggatgcatttgggGTGTAGATGAAAAAGTATTGAGCATATAAGGATCTCATCAGtgaaatgcaaattaggtacagaaatttggtgagatgtttctaggagtgttattctgtagattttattcaaaacattttgacacaattggccctagcaaccatgaccaagcCCATAACAGCAGCCAAACgattgtgtatttcacaaagataacaacagggattgtTAGCCAAGTCagtaaaaacattcaaaaagtgcatgcaaatatgcctagcaacaacaccacacccatagcaacattcatcgcgtatattgcaaatataacaacaaggTTCATGCATAGGCATCTGgataatagtttttttttaaatgtacagtgtgctacaacgccattgacgctattttttaattttttgtgtaTCTCTTAAGTGTTCTCCCTCAACTTTATAATATTCCCCGGTATGCACATATTTAAAATCTTATGAaaccttgtttttgtttgttttttttggacAGCTACAAACAAAGATACAACCTCCCGTCGTAAGAGGGCGCTGCAACTGATGTGGATTTGCCTGGTGACTGGTACATTCGGAGTCAACTTCATGAGACATATCATAACTCGCTGGGGACTCAGCGGTATGCTGCTGTATACACTCTCCTATACCACATTCTTCGGTCCATTCCTAGCTATAATCACCTACCGACTGATTGCCATGACTCTGTCGTGCCGCCCGACCGGTACACGGGCTGTATATGCTTTCACAGATCAAAACGTACTCGGTATTTTAAATCGTGTCAATTTAAAGTGTTGTTCAGTTTATGGATATCTGTATTTGATATTAGTTATCATCTATACAGTCATGTCCACTTGCtttaatttttatcattattttcacGATTGTCATGAGCTTTATTCTTGGGGTGTATTTACTTATATTTGTGAAGTACTTGGTATGTATATTTTCGCCGCCTTTTGGTTTATCGTTTTACTACTACGTAGATCAATCCAGCGCGATTTGAGATCAGTAGCTCTCTTTCTAAAACAACACCATGAACACGATGTAGCCTGTCGTCACAGAATCATGgacagttttgttgaattttctcgacttgaaaatttgatttttgggtgGATTGTATTTCAGGTATCATTTGTAACTTTTAAGGTATTTAGTTTGTTGTATTGGGATTACTATGTCTACAGTACTCAGATCAAGTTGCTTAGCAACGATGAGCAGATAGAGGTGAGACTGATTGATGTTGTTATGTGGATTGAGATTGTGATTTTTGCATGTTTGCCTCTCTGTTCTGCTGGTTGGCTAAATATTCATTACATTTGGGAAAAGTTTCTAGCCTATGTGGAATACGAACAGACGGGGAGGGAGTATTGGTTCTGTTTTAAAATGATCAAACATTTGTATAAGGGAAGGGATAACATAAGTATTACTTTATGTGGGTGTGTATTGAGTGTGTTCGTCTCGTTACATCTGAGTGGGCAACATGCTAGGTATTGGTTAGGGGGTATATGTTACCACGCTTACAACACAACCAATCACACCCTTATTTAGTCTAGTGTTGTCCTCCATCGAATCTCAATATCTCTCTTTAGAGATTATTCGATTCCACGTTAGCTTCCACAGGTGAAGTCACAAAAGCTGTTCTTGCGAAAAGCTGTTCTTTTGCAATTTTTCAGTGTGCGGGCAATTTTTTTCCCGATTGGTAGGGGGGGAAGCAAACTAGGAAGAATAGCGTCGGGGAAGTCCTGAATTTGATACAGTGGGATGGAAAATATGgaattgtgggggggggggggggtcgaacATTGTGTAcctcaaaatgaattgttggtatagtggataGCACAAACGTTTTCCTGGTGGTGAGTGGGTAAATCATTCGCAATATCGGGTGGACTGTGGGCTGGCGAGCAAGTTGAAACCCAGTGGGAGGGAGCTCGAAGGGGAGGGAGGGCAGATATTCTTCACCACCACTGAGAGGGCACATAAGAGCAGCTAAACACCCTCCCCACAATTTATTTTGGGGTTCGATTCTATTAAAACGTCctttttggtctgaaacaacatatacagctaaaatgatgtaggcttggtgtttcactcataggcattacagctaaaatgatgtaggcttggtgtttcactcatgggacattacgtttttgacagcatatttcaactctagactaacaataacagagacacaataaacacagcgcATGATCCTTTGCCCATTCGTCATTGAAAGAAGATTCATCACTCGCAGATAAATTCTGACAAGTATCAAAGTCAGTATTACTACTGTCTGTCACTGCTTACTCTACTAACTGGCATGAACCGGAACTCTCTATGATGTCATAATCCACAAAATGGCGAAAAAATAGCCAGTATAACTGCAAATTCATGGCTCGGGTCGCCGCTGATCGCcaattttaattctttttttttctcactttaTATAATGCAATTTTGAATACTGTAGTTAGCTTTACATTTAGTAAAATATATGTCTTAACTAGTAAATTTTACTAGCTAAGAGACATATAAAGAATATTTTTAAGGTTGTGGGATGGAGTCTTGAAGCACCTTTAATATTTAGTATGTGCATTACTAAATAGCCAATATTAACTAACCAGATGAAAACATTAGTCATTCAAGGACCTTATATGAGCGCAGCTTGTCACGGATAAATATATTTCGCTTCAAGATAAGTCAGTGGCTGTTCATTTAACATTGAACGCAGTTTGTCactgataaataaaaaaaacagttaCCTGTTGCTAATGGAGTATCGACGCAGCTTGTGTTACAAAGTTTCTTTCTTATAAAGTGGTTGAGAGTTCCGCTGATGTTCATCACttgtaaataaattatgtaaaacagGCTGGCGATTTTATCTTTTGAAGTCAATTTGTCGTCATTGTCTAAGaataaaactttttattttgaaacttATTAAACATGCACGTGACTTCTGATAACAATAGAAATGATATTGCTTCATCAATAGTGAACATagagaaaaaaatgtgaatataGTACGTATAATAGAtgtatactgtatttgtaaaatGGAACTTACGGATCACCTTTGAATCGGTGATGCGAAGTTAAATGTTTGACGATTTCCCATTAAAACCATGTCGAGCTGTACAACATTAGTGCAATGTACAATTACTGAAGTTCGAATAGCAAATCACAGTCTACTGAGCTCTGTTTATCATACATCCATCCTCATCACCTAGTATTACATGTTTGCATTGAACTGATGAATATCCCTTGACATTGGTGGACATTTAGGAGATGATCCTTCATGTGCTTTGATACTTCAGTTGAATGCCCTAGTTCAAGAAGAGGGACATCCATACTTTACTTTGGGTTTGgaacccccccccaaaaaaaaaaaaaaaaagaaagaaaaaagatacTGTATTTGAGACACCGCCGAACTATATATTTGCAAAGTCCGTAGCATACGCTCGTTTGCTTATATTGAATCATTTAATGTCATACAATTACAATACAGTTGTATGTATCTTTCTTTTACGTGTACGATGGACAAGGTAAAATAACTTGGGCAAGTCATGTTCGTAGCCTTTTACCGATATATGATTTTAATTATGAATGGATGGCTCAAGAGGTTGGCACTCAAAAATATTTTCTGTCATTATTTATGTCGAGAGTCACTGAAGTAGCACGTAAGGAATGGCATACAAATATACGAAAggaataaataaagaagtaatgCTGACAACGGTCATTTTAAATGTTATGTTGAAACTTGTTTGCAAGACTTTATAGTGCTACAAGTATTTCATTCTTTTAGATGTATGACAAACGTGTGACTTTACTCGCTTCATCCATCCGGCCAATTCATCCCGCTtccgtacgtacatacatacatacatacatacatacatacatacacacacacacacacacatacatacatacatacatacatacatacataccgatacaatacatacagaaagacattGATGTTCAATAAATtacacttgaaatgttttgaaaatatttaattagTAAATCACTGAAATATTTGGCAATAACAATTGTCAAACATCGCCTACAAAGGACAAAGTGTGCTTAAATAAAGAATgcgttgtatgtatgtatgtatgtatgtatgtatgtatgtatgtatgtatgtatgtatgtatgtatgtatgtatgtatgtaggtaggtttTCATCAAGACACATACTCCTGTTCTGATATGATTCTAGCTGGAACATGTGATTTTATTACGTCAATAGAATTAGGACAGTAACCAGTTGATATCTCCATCACCACTACCCTCGTCACTTCTGATTCCACAGTCTGTTGAGTCGGTTCCATAACGACATAAGGTGAATTCAGATCCTTCACCTCCGTCGTCACACTGGCCATCTTTTGCATGTATACAAGAATCGTCAAATCCTGTATattttgaagaagaagaagaagaagaacaatTGTTTGGTTAAAATCTTGTGTCGTAgataatgtacaaattgtacTTGCCGCCATGATCCGTTCAAATGATATTTGCCATAATGCATTCACATTATATTGCCATAATGCATTCACATTATACACTTGCTATAATGCATTCACGAAATTAAATTTCATCTGTGTAGATATATATAGCAAACATATATTCGGTTAAGATATATAAATTCAGTGCAATTAAGGATACATCAGCACTCCGCTAGTGAGATGTATTATCTTTCAATACGCGATGTGAGATTTAGCAATTTAAATCATCCTGGTCGAGCAAGAATGTTTATTGCTATATTATTGAAAATCAACCGTGTGCGTCCTTACATGCGACCGAAATGTCAGTATACATGCACAACATTTTGATAGAAAATAAAAACTGCATCATTACGGCAGTAGCATAGCCGatcttaaagtggtcatattaATGACAAATGGGGATTTCTAATTAATATGACAACTGTACTATGGTTTTCTACTTGAAGAAAACAAATTGTGAAATAGCACCCTTCAAGTCCGTATTCCTAACCTAagagttaataataataatttattgtttaaagaccactacacaaacatttctcagcggtctgaacattacaaaatgagaaagactaGCAAAAGAGCAGCAACAGTAAAAATCTAGCATAAGAACACAATGAAAAGTTTAAAAGCGTCTCTAAAAACAAAATCGGATTTAAAAATtagcaatcaatttaaaaacatcagCAATAGCATTGTCGGAAAATATACGTTTTAAGAATCTTCTTGAAAGGAGCAAATTTCTCAATTAGTCGAAGCTCAAGCGGTAAACTATTCCACAGTTTAGGAGCATACACACTGAAAGCCCTGTCACCATACGTTTTAGAAGGTTGTTTTCCATGATCTTTAATAGAGAAAGGATTCAACCTGATTCAAACACTCTTTCTCGTATTATGTAATGGATGATCGATACTGATAAGTTCGGACAAGTAGTTCGGCGCTACTTCTCCTTGACGgataattttgaagaaaatgcaAAGAACTCGCTGTTCGATTGGCAGCCAATGTAAATCCTTATCAAAAGCTAAACACTGTGTAAAGAGGATTGtcattatacgtacaataacaaatatattgcacattttttttaacgttttgcaatttattgagttacaaactaTGATTACGTATactgtatgttgtttcacattgttttttctcCAAGTATAAAAACTCGTTGAGTTGTTTTAGGAATTAATTAAACATCCAAAATAAAGACCTATTTGTCACACATATAGCAACTTTAAGTAAAAGCAAGTAACTCACATCAATAATGATTTCAATAATCTAGACATTATTATGAATGCTGATAACGTCGCTGATGTTGCGGACTTGCCTGTACATTTACAAAGGAAATTGAATCAACTTGAATTGTTCTGTGATCATTGGGGTATGTCAGTAAATTTAGACAAGTCTAAAATTATGGTTTTTAGGAATGGGGGTATTCTTAAAAAGTATGAGAAATGGTTTTACAGGGGATCGCCTGTAAATGTTGTTAAACACTATAATCATCTTGGAATACTTTTCTTCAGGGCTGTCTTGGTCACCTGCCAAGAAGAACATGTCTTCTAAAGGAAATAAGGCTatttatcaaattcaagttgttataaaaaaaactaggtgggcTTTCAAAAAGTTTTATGAAAGACTACAAGATTGTTACTGTCAACCTCGCTTCAATTTCCTCGCTTCATGATTCTCGACGCATGCGTAGTCATGTAAACTTTAAGTCAATGCTTGAACCTGAATTGTACCTTTCatgtgttcaaatcataaaatgtaaatttgatcTTGCTAAGCTCCGTTGTTGTAGTCACAATTTAGCAATTGAAGTGGGACGCCATTGTAATCCACCTATTCCTGTTGAACTTAGAGTGTGTCCATATTTGTAAAAGACAAGGTTTTACAGTTGTTGAGGAcgaatgtcattttatattgttttgtcCTTTATATAACGACCATTTCattcctcaaagatttagaAGAAACAccataaaagaaaaaaaaaattttcctTACTGacatgcaaaaatgaagttGTCCAGTATAAACTATATGTTTTTGTACATAAATCTTTTAACGCTCGGTCTATAGTTTCATTCGCAAAAATAGATGCAATATATatgttctttttcttctctaCTGTAATGTAAACTGTTTTGTGCGATGGGCCGAGGCCTTAGCATTTAAAATTAAGTAttagtatatttattattatcattagtGACTCACATTAACATTAAATATGCATTTAtatatgcgtgtatgtgtgtgtgtgtgtgtgtgtgtgtgtgtgtgtgtgtgtgtgtgtgtgtgtgtgtgtgtgtgtgtgtgtaaacatacCAGTTCTGTCACCACAATCTGCACAGTCGGATCCAAAAAGACACGCATTATAATGATGTCCAGGTCCACCGTCGTCACATTCACCGTCAAAAGCAAAACGACAGTCATTGGTACATACTAGATAGATCCAAAGAAAGTCTTAGATTAGTAATCAGAGTACATTATTCAAACTAAGATTTCACACCAAAACAAAATCAACACATGAAAGAATGTAGCCCTCTAAAATTATGATTCAATTGTCAATTGACCGAATTGTAATTCAAAActatgttgttatttattattttttcgtTACCTCTTTTTTTTAGTCACGgttttatttcaaacttttgTTGACTGTTATCCGTGTTTaaatgaaacactgtgtaagcTGGGGGAGGGGGACTATTCTACAAAATATTTGAGTTGGTTTGAAAATGTCGTCACGGTCACGAGAATAAATTCTACCTCACCAACCAAATCAGAAAACCCCTCTTAAAAAGTGCGTTAGTCCGACAATGAATTAAgcagataatttatatgaacaaATAGACCTTAACAAACTGAATCAGTCGTCTGTTGATTGCTGAttgcgtgaaactctgagtgaCGACTCATGACCTCATAATTTCTTGGATTAAGTGCCTGCAGCTGTGTGTTTGTGCGCACCCGCGCGcgtgcatgtttgtgtgtataacACTTTATATTacaacttttcaaaaataaatgaatcAGGGGACCATACCGGGTCTAACGCCACAGTCAGTGCAGTCCGATCCATAGGCACAATTACTCGTTTCCGCTGCCTCAGCTCCATCGTCACATCTGTAATTACCAGCCATTCCACACGTATCAGTGCATTCTGGGTGGAAAATGACaatgattacatgtactatagaaTATATTGAGTTTATAAGATGCCTTAAATACTGAATGGTCAACATTCTTTTCTATCAAAGAGAACTAAATCCTACACTAGTGTACCATACATGTGatgtaacaacattttttgACGTTTCAAATAACAGTTCTTTGACAATAGATAGGTATTGGCAAGATAACTGAGGGCTATAGGctgtatgtattttttaagtCTTACATACGATACATACCGTGATGCTATCTCAAAGCACCATGTTATCATAGCGACACATACACTATCTCAGCCCACCATAGCGGTACATACAATTATACTGTCgcagaccatagaccctccttggtggagggtctatgctcagACCAATGGTCTTAACACTTGTGACATTTGTGTTAATTGgtttatatatcatatttgcCCAGTATAGCACCCAAGTTAACGTCGTAATTTATCATGCAAAAAAGTCAGAGATGATGAATGGACAATGATTGATGTTTACCTACCGGTTATGTGTGATTGTTTCCTCATTTTCTACGATataaagagaaagaaaaaacagTTGTTATCATTCATTGTATTAAAAAACATGACAACACTTATTTGAAACACTTATTGTCTCGCTATGACCGTATAATAGACATCTATTATCTATTACTCTGAGGTTTGGGAGGGACGGCGAAATCAAGTACGGGTCACTATTATCATATCTCTGTCCATTTTCACATATAGAAAACATCTCGTATCTCGTTACACAGAAAGGTTGTCAATACTTATTTGTAAGTATTCTGTCATTTATGTTTGTAAGGGTTTATATGCGgttattttattgttgttttctttctttctctacaTCCATGTTCTCAAAGATTGAAAAGAGAAAACTGTGCTGGCtaagtatttccaagtacaggttacagcccaatgtgagacctttatTGGAAAGCTCACatctatatttgtaaagaaatctctcattgttatgtatggacgctgaaaaTGATGTCCAGTGTGCCCATaatgtacatctctgaagtacggggaggggggggggctgtaaaatgacacattaaaatgtatggtagtaaatgaagtgaacagtTTTGCCAACGTACAATGTAAACGACTAGACTGCtcctgagacagacagacagaggcagggGAAGAGAAATTtaggcatacacaaacacattcgcTTTGCAGTCACCCacctcatcactgaatatatgctttagaaatgttcaaatgtacTCAGTAAACGATCGCTCCTGATGTTTAATGTGGTTCaaatcattaacaaaatatttcgtgtccacccctttcagaccatcagaatttccaTGCCTCCCCTCGAACCCTCAATTTGTTTTCAGTAATTGATTTTTTGAGTAAACTGAGTAGATATAGTTTGTTCACAGTTTTATCGACATAATAAGAAACAGTTGTATCATTTAGTAAATATATTGCAAGTTTAATGGGTTTCAAAGGATTAATGTACTAGGAAATTGACATCTACATATTTCAGCGATACTAAAGAAATGAACAATATCTATTTGAAATTTGTACTGAAAGCTTtccccaatagtaccatacaaatacaaatacagacacaacCATGACATTGAGGTACTTCTGCCATGGAAGACTTCCACTTTTAACAAATCAATGCAAAGTGTGAAGCATACCAACGCTTCCAAACAGTGTATCTACTTATAGTTAgacatgaatacaaatattacttCAAATCAGATTTGAACATCCCTTTTCTCTGCAGGGAGAATGTATTTTGAACTGGTATGGACACATAATAACTGCAAAGATAACTCCCTTACTGTCCGATTGCTtttgcatatataataaataaccGTTCTTTACAGCACAACTATCCTTCTCacaatgtatattaatttttatattgaatgaatcaaagttgaaatgtgtatttgttttgagtgaaaagttaattatttttttttgctttttaggGGGTGGGGGTCATGAAAAAAAACCACCCAAGAATCTGGGGGCGGGGCTACTTATCATTACTGCCGATGCTAACAGTAACACCCCTTTAGCACCTTCTTAGACCTgtacccatatggtgaataacgccaccagcctacgatttggggctatgtgtaaataaaacttgtttgtctaaactaagcatcttgctAGAACTAGTTGACATCTTTTAATCCGATGTACCATGGatcacagtcct
This region of Glandiceps talaboti chromosome 4, keGlaTala1.1, whole genome shotgun sequence genomic DNA includes:
- the LOC144434294 gene encoding uncharacterized protein LOC144434294, translating into MTSESTSPLLENVEAAEERMHGCKYWPIVVKASLLLLGFRVNNPNRQCILHEEGQIHLNKTKCGSRSGDVHTQNRKTIIGYGSVNTDSCIVCDSLNPRPVAMTPATNKDTTSRRKRALQLMWICLVTGTFGVNFMRHIITRWGLSGMLLYTLSYTTFFGPFLAIITYRLIAMTLSCRPTGTRAVYAFTDQNVLGILNRVNLKCCSVYGYLYLILVIIYTVMSTCFNFYHYFHDCHELYSWGVFTYICEVLGMYIFAAFWFIVLLLRRSIQRDLRSVALFLKQHHEHDVACRHRIMDSFVEFSRLENLIFGWIVFQVSFVTFKVFSLLYWDYYVYSTQIKLLSNDEQIELEHVILLRQ